The genomic stretch CATGCCCCCGTGACACTCCACACACGTCTGCCTCTGACCCACCACTCGCGCCAATGCCAACTTAAATAAAACAGTGCTAGCTCACGTCACCTCCTCTTCTGGTCCCTGCACACCTGCAGGGTGGCACCACGTGCccttctgtgggtcaggagcTCAAGGCCACCAGTGGAGCGAGAGGCCAGGTCTCAGGCCCTGACCTGCAGGGAACACACCCCACATGACCAGGACAGGGGCCTGGAGACCGTGTGGCTCTTGGCCTTTCATTGGGCGGGGAGCGCTTTCCGTGTGCCTGTTTCCCCTTCTGTGAAGTGAGATTTGTCCGTGCACTGCCTCCCACAGCAATGAGCTGCTCAGCCGCGTGCAGGTCCCTGGGGAGGGATTCACGAGGCTTTCAGGCCATCGTGCTCGTCCCCAACAGCTCTGCAGAGCTCTGGGTTCAGGGGACCGGGACCGGCCCCTGGCACAGGGTGCCTACCCCACAGGTGCCGTATTCACCTATGGACACGGACTCGAGGGGAAACTGGGCATCAGGCACACGGCTTGAGGACCTTCCAACGCAGGTCCACACCACGTGCCACTGGTGCCTGGGTGAGTCACAAGATCTGAAACAGCCACTCAGACCTACAAGCAGCCTGCGCGCACAGCAACAGCTGGACCGCCCACCTCAGCTTCAGACAATGTGGCTGGGGCACTGAGCCCACGCCCAGGGCCTGGACGGCTGCCCTCAGGGCGCTGCCTCTGAACCCCTGCGGTCCCCAGTTCCCAGGGACAAGCGTCCCTTCCTCCCTACAACCCAGAGCCCGTACCTACACCAGACTGGCGGGTCCCTGGCTGTCATCCGCCATGTCTGAAGGTGGCCTCAGGGTTTGAGCGCCCTGACCTGAGCCCTTGTGGCACTAAGTCAAATGCAACCACATGGCCGGTTGGACCTTCCTCTGTCTGAACAGCTTCCTCACTGTGGACAGGTCTGTCCCACGTGTAGGTGGCACTCAAAGCACAGACCAGCCTGTACTGGATGGGAAATCTCACAAGTTGCTTCCTTATTGGAAACCAACCAACTTAATGCTGTGTGTCACCCAGCCTCCAGAAAACGCTTTGGGCACATTGAAAAAAGCAAACCCCACCGTGatctataaaaacatttttgctcAGGAACCCAAGAACACTGGCAAATAAGTCCCATTAATTGCACGGAAGGTCTAGTTTTAATGTGGACAACCGCGGTCTCCTGATTAAATTTTTATCCCCCAGGCAGACCCTCTATCTGGTTCCCGAGGTGGCCCAGCCCAGGTCTGGCGCAGGCGCCGCTCCAGGGGCACTTCCCACGCGCTGTCCCGAGAGAAAGGGCTCAGCAAAAATGGCCTCTTTGTCTGCGGTCACTGACACACATCGTCACTGGACGCGCCCTCCCAGTCAGCACTCTCCGCAGCCTGGGAAACCTCAGGATTGGAGACACACGAGGCTTCCTGGGGCGTGAGGCCGTGGTGCTGTCACCGCCCCAGCACACAGGGCACGGACACAAGCAGGGCCAGACCAGGGGCTGCTCAGTCCCATGGCTGCGACTGCTCTAGCATTTGCATTATTCTAGGAAATAAGCCAGCATTTCAGGCCTCGATGGCTCGATTTAAGAATCTGAGTGTAAAGCCACAGAAATTCAAATTCTTCTGTCCTGTCCAGGAACAGTACTTCCTCTTTCCCTAGTAACAGACATTCACAGAATCACATCAGCGAGAGAAAGGGGGGCCCACACCCTGCACACTGACCTTGGGACGCGCCTGAGGCTGCAGGCGAGcacccagcccagcctctgctGCCCAGTCACCGTCTCAGGAAACCTCAGGCTAAGCTCGCCAGTTAGAAGTCAGGTCGGCAAAACACTTTTCAAGCGTCAGCTGTGAACTCTAGAGCCGGAAAGAAACTGCACAACCAGAAGCGAGCCGTTGGGTCTGGAAGGCTGTTCAGAGCTCTGCACAGCTGGTACCACACACAGCCCAGGAGACGACGACCTGCCGAGCCCTCCATGGCAGGTTCTCGTGCAGAAGCGACACTCGCTTTGTGAATGAGCCATCCACAGACAACAGCCATTCCTGACCCCTGAACACCGACTTTACCTGCAGACGCCTCTAGAAGGGGCTGTGGCTCAGGTTAGTCTCGGGGCTTCATGGGGACCTGTGTCTGTGGGGTTCCCACCTGCCCAGAAGTGTGCTTCGCGTCCTGGTAACAGGACATGTGTGCTTTTGTCAGGTTCCAGGCATTGCCTGATGCCATCCCACAGCCTCAGAAAATTAGACGGGTCTCCCGGTGGCAGGGACCCAGTAAGGGGCAGCTCTGGGGCCAGGTACTCACAAGCTTGAGTGCCAGCTGCCTGTCAATAACGGGGGCCTGAGCAAGCGTCCCCAACTCTGAGCCAAGCCGTCAGTGCTCGGGCTGTGCAGACAGCGACTGTGGCCCTACGACATCTCCCTGCACTGTTGTCTGTTGTAAGGCTCACTGTGAGCAAACGTCCTCTCGTGATGTGCAGGTGGCATCCCTCCCATAGTCGAGAAAAGACCCCAGGTGAGCTGGCCCCAGCCAGGGCACCCGGCAGAGTGGAGTGGTGGTGACCCCTGTGGAATGGCATGTGGCAGGTAGGTGTTTAATCTTACTCCAAATTAGGATAAACTCTGAAATATTCAGATCATTTATGAAATGCAGTCGGGGTCAGCAGGAGTTTTTTCAGATTTTGTAAGCTGACACTTCTGCATAGCACAAAAGTTACGGACATTACTAAAATCATCAACTTCATAGCCAAAAACCTAAAATACACGGATATGGACATGTGGCTAGTTGCTTGGGCCACTGAACCCATTGTCCCTCAGTAAAAACTGTTCATTAGACTCATCTTGCCCCGTAGAAAATCAACTTCTTTGTAAGGATGCAAATCCAAAGCCAAGCTTCACGTACAGGAATTTCATTAGCGTGCACGGGGATTTTAAGCGTGTCATTGAAAACGCTCACATCAAAAGCCCCTGCCTATCTAAACCCAGTTTCTAAGTCTATACTCCTCATGTGTCTCCACGAATTCAGAGATGACACTGGGCGCAGACAGCTGAAGACGGTGAAGCGTCAAACGCTGGAAGTTTCCACGAGCCTATTGCGAAAGGAAAACAGTGCGGGGAGTGGGGGGCAGCGACTGCATCGCCCGGGACGACGCCGCGCCATCGCTCCCGTGAAAGACCAGGTGACACACACACTCAGCTGCACACCTCGCTTCCTGGGGGTTCAGGTGAAACCCTTTAAAGCCACCATCTCAAAACTACCATCTAGAAACGAAGACATGCTGGTCAGTGCCCACTGACCGTTCACGCCGCCCTGCAGCCCGGCGGGCCTCTGGAAGCTGCTGTCTCATCCGCATGCCACCCAGGAAGCACCGGAACACACCCTCCTGGGGGGGCTCATGGCCTGACCTGGACCTAGAACTGGAGTGTTCACGGGGGCTGGCAAGTCCCCTAGATTTCTGCACATCTCCAAGCTTTAAGAACAGAAGCATCATTCCGTTACACTGTAAAGGAAGTCTGAACTCTGGAGCAACAAAATCCAGACACTGTTGTGAGCTTCACAAACAGCTTCCTTAGTTGCAGCAAGAAATCAGCGTTGCTCTTGGACCTGCGAGACACCCTGCACTGAGGGGGGGTCCGTGAACGCTGTGCAGATGAGAAAGCCCCCAAAGGGAAGTGAGCCCCAGCACGCAAATTCCTTGGGAAAAGACCAGCACGGCACACTTTTTGCTGAAGTTCCTTTTCCTGGTGGGACAGAATTAGAAGTGCACACAGGCACTGAGCACCGGGACGGGGCGGCTTTGCTGTGACAAGTTTTCTGTCCCGGGTTCTGGAGGTCCCTGCAGACAGTGTGTGCGTCGGCCGCGTCGCTGGGACCTGCTGACGTCCACCTGCTCTGGCAGCGCTGCCCGGGCCGGAAGTCTGCTCACCCTCTCCTGCGGGCAAAACAGCCTCACCTCTGACCCCCACACAGCCCCCAGCGGCCCCTGAGCCCAGCTGACGGGATCACATGGAAACACATGGCAAGGACCAGGAAACATATTTTGCTGTGGAACCAGGACAGTGGGAAAGGTCAGCTCCAAACCCTTGGGGAGCAGTTTGGTGCCGTCCAcatgatttgtttgtttgcattaACGCACGGGAGCATACAGCTCACTCGGGCTCTGTGACCAAGAGATAAAGAGCAGTCATGTGTCACCAAATGGCTGCTCCACTGCCCGCAAAGACAACATATCAAACGCAGGACTGGTCACACAGACGACCACCAACCACCCACCAGAAACACCCAAGTGAGCCTCGTAGGGAGGGACGACGGGGTCACCGACACAGGCACCTGCCACTGTCCCCAGGATGCAAGGTTGGGTGTTTTGGGATGAACTGTGTGCCTCCAAAACTCACAGGGTGGCATCCTGACCCCAGGACCTCAGTGTGTGACCATGTGTGGACACAGGGTCTCCCCGGGTGATCGAGTTAGATGAGGTCGCTGGCTGGGCCGCGAGTCAATGCACCGTGTCCTTGTCACAAACAGCTGTGAACGGCCCCGAAGGGAGACAGCAGAGGAGACACAGTCAGGAGCCACCTACACACTGGGGGAGACTCACAGTGGCCCGGGGCTCAGACGTCCTCCCGTAGGGTGTTTTGTCACAATAGCCCCTTGCAAACAAACACACAGGCTTTGTCTAAATGTAAAGCTTCTTTAAAAACCCTgaactgggccggcccggtggctcaggtggttagagctccatgctcctaactccgaaggctgccagttcaactcccacatgggccagtgggctctcaactacaaggttgcgggtttgactcccacaagggatggtgagctgtgccccctgcaactagcaacggcaactggacctggagctgagctgcgccctccacaactaagactgaaaggacaacttgacttggggaaaaaaaaggaaaaaaaaaaagtcccggaagtacacactgttccccaatgaagtcctgttctccttaaaaaaaaaaaaaaaagaataaaagaatagctattaaaaatatatatatatataaaatttctcaaagacTTAAAGGAAAATTTGAACAAGTAGAAAGACATCAtgtatttagattaaaaaaaaacccaaaaccctgAACTACAGTCGTCTGCGTGCTCCTGACGGTGCCATGCGGATGACGTCACTCGACGTGGAGACTGAAGTCCCATTGTGAGTGACTGTGACCTTCGCGGTCCACGGAAACGCAGAAGGTCATCAACTCATAGGTGTGTGAGTCTGGGATTGAGGGGGTGAGTTTCTAAATAGTCTtgctttatttacataaaattataaagattgTACAGCAGGCACAAACAGTGCTTAAATGTTTTAAGTGCCtccaaatggatttttaaaattcccatgtTGATGTATTAAATCCAGGCTCTGAGATACCTTTGTTTTCATGATAACTTTGAAAATACCGGCTTTTTCAACTTTATCGTATTGAAAGCAGACGTTGGGACAGAAATGTGGACACGTCCGATGCAAGTCAAGAAAAATCACGTGGTCCTGTTTGCTTTCTCTCTGAATCTTAATTGATGCCTGTCACCATCCGATGGCTTTAAAACTGTCCACCCTTCTACTGTCTCTTCACCACAAACTTTCCAAAGGGTACAGAGGTGTAGCTGGCTTCATTCAGCACCTAGAACTAAATTACCCACTTGCAGCTCGAACAACATCAGCTGTGCGTCAGCTGTGGGCAGAGAGAGGCTGGGACAGAGCAGAACAACCTCCCGGGCCCCCTTCCCATCTCACTGGCTGGAAACTGTGGGTTCGCCTCCTAACAAAAGAAGGACCAGGAGGAACCAACACTCGGCCTCCAGGGCCAGAAAACTACACGCCTGCACCGCTGCCCGGGAGGCAGCCACAGCCCTGGGCCACACGGCACCACACACTGGAGGCGTGTGGACGCTCCACACCTGATCAGAGCCCTGCAGCAGGAAGCTCTCTGCCAGGGGTCGTTAGTGGCCCACCTGTTGGGAAAGCtgtttagttaaaaataaaaacacggGGCTGAGTAACTGGGCCCTACGGAGCACAGCAGCCCCACACACCGTGAAGAGGAAAAGCCAACAACCTGAGACGCAGAGAAGGGAACAGGCTAGCGCTCTGTCACCAGACTGCAGGGACCTGAGTCTCCGGGGAGGAGACGGCTGTGTTGTTCTCCAAACCCTGGCAGGGCTGCGGTGGGAGTGGGGCTGCTGCTCCAGGGAGCTGCTGAGCTGAGTCCCATCTGCACCAACGCGGCGACAGCAATTAGGCGAGAGAAGGGACGTGGGTGAGCAGGGAGGCGAAACACAAACAGGAGAGGGACTGTTCGGTTTCATGAAGACACAACGAATGCTGAGTGTATGTGTTTGCAAATGCTTGTCCCGGACGGACTTGTGTCCCCAGGACTCACAGGCTGGGGTCCTAACCCCCAGCGCCTCAGAATCTGACCTCACTCAGAGACGGGCTCTTTAAAGACATAATTAAGTGAGGACGAGGTCTTGAGGGCGGAGCCTCATGCAGTAAGGCTGTGCCCTCATAAAAAGGGAAGCGTATCACAGAGACACACACGGCAGCGCCACATGACCCCGAGGGCAGAGATGGGGTGACGTTTCTAAACACAAGGGAGCCAAACACTGGCAGCAGACCCCTGAAGCTGGAGAGGCCGGGGGACCCGCCTGGGAGCCGCAGACGGGAgccctgagccactgggccctgccctctgcctggggAAGGAGCTGACCTGCCTGCCCGCCCAGCTTCTGGCTCACCTGGCGTAGGACGTTGGGGACCGGGGACGGGCCCACTGGTACGGGTGCTGTGGCACCGCCAAGTACTGGTCGCAGAAGCCGCCCTTCCGGATGTGCTGGAAGGAGGGGAACTCCTCTGGTGGGAAGTCAGACGAGGGCGGCGTGGTCCCCAGGTCCTCGCCCACCGGCTCCACCTTGAGCGCCACTGAGGGCGAGTGGTCCAAGGCGGTCTTGCGGGCTTTGACGGGGACGCCGTCACCCAGGTCCAGGCTGCTGTCGGTGCTCAGGGCGTTGATGGCGGCCACGATGGCCGAGCTGGTGTACTGCGTGGTGTTGCCCAGCCACGTGTCGTCGGTGACGCTGACCCGCGGCGAGCTGTGCGGGGACGGCGTGGGCGAGTGGTGGGGGGAGCAGGACAGCTGCCGGCCGTTGAGGCCGTACTTCCGCTTGTTGCAAGGGGATGACGGCCTGGAGGTGCGGGCCCCCAGCCAGGTCTCCTCTGTGACGCTCGTGCGGGGCGAGGTGGAGGGCGAGTGGCGCGGGGAGCCGAGCAGGCTGCAGGCCCCCAGGCCGCGGGGAAAGCCCTCCTCGGCGTCCGTGGTCTTGGGGGACACGCAGGGGGACTGCCACGGGGACGTCTGTGGGGACGCGTACGGGTACGAGTAGTTGGACTCGTAGGACGAGGCCTCGGAGTTGCAGCTGCGCGAGGACAGGCTGCTGGCCGGGCTCAGGCAGGAGGGGTCGCGGTAAGCCTCCAGGCTGGGCAGGCTCAAGGTGGCTGTGGACGGGGACCGTTTGGAGTTGGGAAGGACGCCTTCCACCTCCACGTCATGGAAAAACTGGCTGCTGCCGTGCTGCAGCCCCAGGTATGACGTGATCTCGATGCGTGGGCTCTCCAAGGCTGGGGCCGCGCTGGGCCTCACGTGGCCGGAAGACAGAAAGTAGCCCGAGGGTCCACCGTCCACAGCGGCTCCGTACCCCGAGGGGTGGCCCGCTGCCACCACGGCCGGCGCCGACGTCTGCAGGTCGTGGCATGGAGTGGGCAGGGACGGGTGTGCCGTGGCGAGGGGCAGGCCAGCACTGACGTTGGAGGCCCCATAGCTGTAGTGCTCTGCAAggcaaaataaaaaggaggacGCGTGAGGCGTGGCCATCGGACAGACAGACCCTCGGCCTCGAGGTGCCCAGGAGCTGGGGCCGCCACCCCCGCTTCCCAAACGGCTCAGAGCACCAGCGCAGCCCGGCCGGGCGGCGAGGTCCCCgtggcctctccctccctctccctctctccactgcAGCACACTGCCCCTCACGCGCCCACTCGCGTGCCCACCTGCAGCTGCCCCTTTGGCTGCCCTCTGCCCAGCATCCCTCCTCCGAGAGCTGTGTGCTGCTTGCCTTGCTTTCGTCTGCTCTCTCCTCAAAAGCTGCCTCCCAAACACCCGTCAAAATGGCAACCCCCAGCCCGATTCTTATGTCACTGTacccaggtctttttttttttttttaaggagggcgcagctcccagtggcccctgtgggcatcgaaccagcaaccctggtgctaccagcaccacgctccaaccaactgagccagccagcCACTCCCAGTTCATTTTATTCCTTAACATTTATCACCATTGCCAGCACCATCTTTTTCTCCAGTAGAAAGTAAGTTCCCTGAGGACAGAGCCTTCACCTGCCTTAGTCCACTTTGGTTTCCTGCTGTCTTCAGAGCCTAGGACTATGCCTGGCACAGAAAAGGTGCTCGGTTTGTTTAGCAGatgaatgggtgggtgggtggatgaaagatggatggatggatgggtgggtgagtGGACAGGTGAGTAGGTGAGTTTTAGATACACAGACCGGGACATTTAAACAGCCTTGAATAGGCTAATCACTGTTGCGCTGCCCAAATCACCAGCTACAAAGAAACCACCTCAAGGATTGAATGGAAACACAGATTCTGGGGTTTCTCTCTCGCAAACTGCGATGGTGGCTCACGTCCTAGGAAGCCCTTAAAAACAAGCCGGTGGTGCTGATGCACAGCGAGGTTTAAGTATCATCATACGTTAATTATAAAacgaaataattttaaaactcatcaCTAGTGTGCTTAATAATTCTTGTCAGGAAAGCCACACTCGTTGGATCTCCACTGTGCACTTTTCTAACGTCTCGGCTCCTCGCTGCGGCACATGTAGAGATGATACCTCAGGCCTCTGAATAATGGAAACGTGCACATGGAAACTCGACCCAGATCCAGGCACGGGCGCTGGATGGGAGACGCTCGTTTGGTGGCAGGGCTGTGGTTTGGACCCCACGTGGGCCAACACCAGGACACCCAGGGTCTCCAGACACGTTTTACACCCCACGGCACTCATCGCTGGAAACGGTGTAGCACCCCACGCAGGCGAGACCTACTTCTGCTGTAACTTCCAGGAGCAGCCATCAGCCCCCTGTGCGGTAACCCAGCCTTTCATAAACCTTGCTTTCAAGCAGCTCTTGCTCTCGCTTTTATGGCTCTAAATCCCCCTGATAAAACTGCTGTTTGCTGTTCCCAAGACGCAGGCCAGGCCCCTCCGGGTAGCCTGGGGACAGCGCACAACCCCCTCCAAGCCGGCTGTCGCGGGAGGCCTTGTCGAGAGAGAGCAACAGCGTTCCAGATGCTCAGAATCGGTGCCAGCTTCCAAAAAGCCCCCGGGAGACACAGAGCCGTGACAAGGAAATGAAACTGCGACTGAGAAAGTTCAGATGCAGCAGCGGCAGGATGGCCCCACTCGGGCTCCTCCAGCCAAGCGTCCAGGGTCCCACTGTCCTGACAACCTCTGCCCCACCATCTCTGGGTCTGCCCGCATGCACCCCGAAAACCAGCAGGACACTGGGGACACACACGTGAGGAAAGCAGAGGCCTTCACGTCCAGCTGGGCCTCCCACACCTGTCCATGGTGGTGGGACAGCCATGCCCGTGTCACCAACATTCACTGGGACGCCGGCTCACACCAACACCCTCACTGACACTTGACACAAAAACTGAAATCAGATATTAAAAACTTGATTACGATTTTTGTAAAAATCTAACCAGAAGCTAATAACCCTGGAAAGgcacttcctggaggaggagatggCATGGGGACAGCAGGCTGCGGAGGCCCCAAGCACTGCAGTGACCTCTCGGGACAAGTGTGGACATCAATGCCTCAGCCCTCCCCCCGCCTGGCATGTGGGTGCCAGGCCCTCCTCCCACAGCACGGGCTGTGACAAACCGCCACAGCAGGCGCCTGAGCTGGACACGGAGGAGGCCGGGCCGCTGCCCAGAGGGAGCGGGGAGGGACAGGGCGAGGTCCACAGAAGGCAGGCCAGGGCCTGCAGACAGGAAACCGCTGCCCTGTGAGGGTCACCCAGCACGGCAGGCCCACCGAGGGGGCTGCGGCCACGTGAACGCAGAATCTCCGATTCCCTCAGCAGCAGTGAGACTAAATGCTACTTTGTGTTTCTTCTAAAAGATTCACCTTGGCAAAAAAGTGTTTCTTTGTACCCACATACAAGGTAGTGTGTACCACTATGCATTGTTACATATACCCATCTGCCTATGTCCCACGCAGACGTCCTCCCCCCAAGCTGGCCCAACACCTCCCAAACCTTTCCGACCAGAACCACTGGTTAGAAGAAACACCAGTGATCCCAAGGCTGGCAGGTGTCGGCAGGGCCCACGTGACTGCAGGTAAGTCAGCCACCAGCCAGTCCGAACAGGAGCAGGGCCGAGGCGGGTGGGCGTGCAAAGCACCTCCGTGGAATTGTGTGATTCTGACGACGATTCAAGGTGAATACACACACCAGTAACAAAGCAAGTGTGAAACCGTATTACACGTTTACAGAGCAGGAATTTCAGCGATGAGACTTCAATAGCTTCATTACGTGGGACTTCTTCCGAAACTAGGTGCTGTCAGAGCGGTGTTTGCCCACCTTCTCCCCGGGTGTTGTTTTCACGAGTGACCAGTACTGTCTCCTGGCCCCCCATATGCGTGAAACGGCCCGGAGTGTGCGTTTCTTCCACACAACTGTCCCGGCCGCACCCCCTTTCCGGCTGTCCCGCTCCTCCTGAGTGTGGCTCTTCTGATGCCCCAGCGACCCGCCCCCAGGCCCCTCCACAGCCCCACACACCTGGGGGTGCCTCCGCCAGCCCTGCGGCCACAGTTGCATTGGCTGGTCGCCCACAGGAGCTCGCTGGTCTTTCCCTAGTGCTGACATGTGCACTCCTGGCCCACTGAGGCACACTCAGGGCCGCTTCTGCTCCCCTTCTGCTTCTGGGGTGGAAGAAATACCCCAGGGGGCCCCCCCCACAGAACCCCCAGCCGCGGGCACGGGGGCCCTGCCCTCACTGGCAGGGCTTTCCAGACAGCTGCTACAAAGCCTGCACAGGTCAAACTGTCCCCTAGTGTCTGTCCTCAAGGTGGCACCGTCCCCACGACAGGGACAAGTGCCCCACACCCCCAGATGGAAGAGCCCCCCCAGGCCTGGCCGCCCGAGTCTGAGTGAATGGCTCCCACACTCACACCCTCACCACCTGCGAGCCTACTGTGTGTCCAGAGCCCTGTGGCCGGTGCAGAGTGCACAGATGATCTCAGTCTATAAAAAGGGGATTTTCACTTTAGAGAGAAATCACCAACTGCTGCAGACGCAGCACCAGGCACGAGGTTGATGCAAACATGGGGTGGGTGTGAGCAGCAGACAGACACCAAGCGCGATCTGTGTCCTCCTCCTCCGGCcctccctgtccctgcccccgAGAGCCCAGGGCCCTGGAGAGGACGGATCCCCACACTTCCTGCcccaggtaccgtgtttccccaaaaataagacctagccagacaatcagctcttgtggagcaaaaattaattcaagacccggtcttatttttctgtaagacccagtctaatacaatataatgtaatgtaatgtaatgtaatgtaatgtaatgtaatataatataatataatataatataatataatataatataataccaggtcttatactaacttttgctccaaacaacacattagagctgatggtccggccaggccttattttcggggaaacacggtgtgagAACGCCACGCGTAGGTACGACTCATTTGAAGAGAGAGCCCATCCCACAGTTGAACCACTCTTTGTTGGCAGGAAGGTAattctgagaatttaaaaaaatgccagcAATTAGCAGAGCAAGTCTGGGGCCCCCCACCTGCTGCCCACAGGACTCTCCCATGGAAGGTTCTGGAGGAAATGCCAGGTGgcggaggggtgggcaggggaggggtcTGACAAGAGTCTTCCTGGAGCAGCTAGTAGAAAGGGGCCTGTGGACAAGGCCTGGCCGCGGGAGGGGACGAAGAGGAGAGCGTCCGACGAGAACCAGaacaagccaaggagaggcctTTATTTAAACCAAAGTCTGTCAATAACCATGATtcaatgaggaagagaaagaacacaaagCCTTCGTTAGGAAACAAGAAAAGACTCACCTAAGCACGGCTTCTCCCTAAGTAGACAAATTATGAAATGAAGGCCTCAGAAGCCCGAACCTCACTGTGAACGTGCTGCGGAGCTGAGGATGGATTCTCTTTAGAACAAAAGCATGACAAGCAGCGGTGCCAGCCGGCGGGGCCAAGTCCGCGGCCCGGCAAGTACTGTCCCCTCCTGCCACCGCTTCCCGCCATTTGGTTTTATTACCAACCTAAACCGTATTCAAAGCTGAATTATTTAACTATTCAAAGGGATCACATTTACATGGAATGAAACTATTCCCAGGAACCTTCTTGACAATCCTGAGATGTTCAGGCCGATTCCTGTCACGTCAGGACCCACTGAAGCGCTCGCTCATCACCCATTAGAGTCATTTTCTGCTGGTGCTTTTGGCACCTGGCCATCTGCCAAGGAGGCCCATTAACAAACTGTGACAGGGCAGGTGAGCTCAAAGAAACGGCAGGAGTTTAAGCAAATATTATGGAGAGCCTATTCAAAAGCTGCACTGTAATAGCACTGGTAATAGTGGCTCTGAAGATGGCactgccctccttcctctctaATTCTCGCTGCTGTGTGGGGCGCTCTGGGCGCAGGCGGGAGCCCAGCAGCCAGCAGGGTGCCCCCAGCTCCTAGAATGGTCAGCGCCCACTGCGAACGCCGTGCTCAGCAAATTTGGCAAGTCAGCGTTGTCAGACTTGCCTCGTCTCATTCTGAGACATAATTCGTT from Rhinolophus sinicus isolate RSC01 linkage group LG09, ASM3656204v1, whole genome shotgun sequence encodes the following:
- the NFATC1 gene encoding nuclear factor of activated T-cells, cytoplasmic 1 isoform X6, with product MPSTSFPVPSKFPLGPPAAVCGSGETLGPAPHARGTMKSAEEEHYSYGASNVSAGLPLATAHPSLPTPCHDLQTSAPAVVAAGHPSGYGAAVDGGPSGYFLSSGHVRPSAAPALESPRIEITSYLGLQHGSSQFFHDVEVEGVLPNSKRSPSTATLSLPSLEAYRDPSCLSPASSLSSRSCNSEASSYESNYSYPYASPQTSPWQSPCVSPKTTDAEEGFPRGLGACSLLGSPRHSPSTSPRTSVTEETWLGARTSRPSSPCNKRKYGLNGRQLSCSPHHSPTPSPHSSPRVSVTDDTWLGNTTQYTSSAIVAAINALSTDSSLDLGDGVPVKARKTALDHSPSVALKVEPVGEDLGTTPPSSDFPPEEFPSFQHIRKGGFCDQYLAVPQHPYQWARPRSPTSYASPSLPALDWQLPSHSGPYELRIEVQPKSHHRAHYETEGSRGAVKASAGGHPSVQLHGYLENEPLTLQLFIGTADDRLLRPHAFYQVHRITGKTVSTTSHEAVLSNTKVLEIPLLPENNMRAIIDCAGILKLRNSDIELRKGETDIGRKNTRVRLVFRVHIPQPSGRTLSLQVASNPIECSQRSAQELPLVEKQSAASCPVLGGKRMVLSGHNFLQDSKVIFVEKAPDGHHIWEMEAKTDRDLCKPNSLVVEIPPFRNQRITSPVQVSFYVCNGKRKRSQYQHFTYLPANGCLRPAFSGPRLPHHLCP
- the NFATC1 gene encoding nuclear factor of activated T-cells, cytoplasmic 1 isoform X8, whose product is MTGLEEDQEFDFDFLFEFNQSDEGAAAAAPEHYSYGASNVSAGLPLATAHPSLPTPCHDLQTSAPAVVAAGHPSGYGAAVDGGPSGYFLSSGHVRPSAAPALESPRIEITSYLGLQHGSSQFFHDVEVEGVLPNSKRSPSTATLSLPSLEAYRDPSCLSPASSLSSRSCNSEASSYESNYSYPYASPQTSPWQSPCVSPKTTDAEEGFPRGLGACSLLGSPRHSPSTSPRTSVTEETWLGARTSRPSSPCNKRKYGLNGRQLSCSPHHSPTPSPHSSPRVSVTDDTWLGNTTQYTSSAIVAAINALSTDSSLDLGDGVPVKARKTALDHSPSVALKVEPVGEDLGTTPPSSDFPPEEFPSFQHIRKGGFCDQYLAVPQHPYQWARPRSPTSYASPSLPALDWQLPSHSGPYELRIEVQPKSHHRAHYETEGSRGAVKASAGGHPSVQLHGYLENEPLTLQLFIGTADDRLLRPHAFYQVHRITGKTVSTTSHEAVLSNTKVLEIPLLPENNMRAIIDCAGILKLRNSDIELRKGETDIGRKNTRVRLVFRVHIPQPSGRTLSLQVASNPIECSQRSAQELPLVEKQSAASCPVLGGKRMVLSGHNFLQDSKVIFVEKAPDGHHIWEMEAKTDRDLCKPNSLVVEIPPFRNQRITSPVQVSFYVCNGKRKRSQYQHFTYLPANGCLRPAFSGPRLPHHLCP
- the NFATC1 gene encoding nuclear factor of activated T-cells, cytoplasmic 1 isoform X7, with protein sequence MPSTSFPVPSKFPLGPPAAVCGSGETLGPAPHARGTMKSAEEEHYSYGASNVSAGLPLATAHPSLPTPCHDLQTSAPAVVAAGHPSGYGAAVDGGPSGYFLSSGHVRPSAAPALESPRIEITSYLGLQHGSSQFFHDVEVEGVLPNSKRSPSTATLSLPSLEAYRDPSCLSPASSLSSRSCNSEASSYESNYSYPYASPQTSPWQSPCVSPKTTDAEEGFPRGLGACSLLGSPRHSPSTSPRTSVTEETWLGARTSRPSSPCNKRKYGLNGRQLSCSPHHSPTPSPHSSPRVSVTDDTWLGNTTQYTSSAIVAAINALSTDSSLDLGDGVPVKARKTALDHSPSVALKVEPVGEDLGTTPPSSDFPPEEFPSFQHIRKGGFCDQYLAVPQHPYQWARPRSPTSYASPSLPALDWQLPSHSGPYELRIEVQPKSHHRAHYETEGSRGAVKASAGGHPSVQLHGYLENEPLTLQLFIGTADDRLLRPHAFYQVHRITGKTVSTTSHEAVLSNTKVLEIPLLPENNMRAIIDCAGILKLRNSDIELRKGETDIGRKNTRVRLVFRVHIPQPSGRTLSLQVASNPIECSQRSAQELPLVEKQSAASCPVLGGKRMVLSGHNFLQDSKVIFVEKAPDGHHIWEMEAKTDRDLCKPNSLVVEIPPFRNQRITSPVQVSFYVCNGKRKRSQYQHFTYLPANVNEIIRNDLSSTNVHS